The Dasypus novemcinctus isolate mDasNov1 chromosome 12, mDasNov1.1.hap2, whole genome shotgun sequence genome includes a window with the following:
- the LOC101417510 gene encoding olfactory receptor 8S1-like, with amino-acid sequence MALENHSTINEFILLGLSAEPRIQALLFVLFLQIYLLTVTGNLMMLLVIRADPHLHTPMYFFLSHLSFLDLCFSSVTVPKLLENLLSQKKTISVKGCLAQVFFLFESGSTEVCLLAAMAYDRFAAICHPLLYGQVMNSLLCQGLAWGSWGLGFLNALLNILPALNLDFCGDYTIAHYSCDLPSLFTLFCSDISPNFTLMLCSNLLYGIGTSFLIFYSYIRIVSTILRMTSSSGRSKAFSTCSSHLTIVLLLYGSAFLRYFLPVSGSPLELIFSVQYSVVTPLVNPLIYSLKNNEVKAAVKRTLKKYLQY; translated from the coding sequence ATGGCCTTGGAGAACCATAGCACCATCAACGAGTTCATTCTCCTGGGTCTGTCTGCTGAACCACGCATCCAGGCTCTGCTCTTTGTGCTGTTTTTGCAAATTTACCTCCTGACTGTGACAGGGAACCTGATGATGCTGCTGGTGATAAGGGCAGATCCCCATCTCCACacgcccatgtacttcttcctcagtCACCTCTCTTTCCTGGATCTTTGCTTTTCTTCTGTCACAGTGCCAAAGCTACTGGAGAATCTGTTGTCTCAGAAGAAAACCATCTCTGTGAAGGGCTGCCTGGCTCAAGTCTTCTTTTTGTTTGAGAGTGGATCCACTGAAGTCTGCCTGCTGGCAgctatggcctatgaccgctttgcTGCCATCTGCCATCCTCTGCTCTATGGACAAGTGATGAACAGCCTGCTCTGTCAGGGGCTGGCTTGGGGTTCCTGGGGACTGGGCTTTTTGAATGCACTCTTGAATATCCTTCCTGCTTTGAACTTAGACTTCTGTGGAGATTATACCATTGCCCACTATAGCTGTGACCTGCCCTCTCTCTTCACTCTATTCTGCTCTGATATCTCTCCCAATTTTACTCTCATGCTCTGCTCCAATCTCCTCTATGGGATTGGAACTAGTTTCCTGATCTTCTACTCATATATACGCATTGTCTCTACGATCTTGAGAATGACCTCCTCCTCAGGTAGAAGCAAGGCCTTCTCCACATGCTCGTCCCATCTCACTATAGTCCTTCTGTTGTATGGCTCAGCTTTCCTTCGCTATTTCTTGCCAGTCTCAGGATCACCACTGGAGTTGATCTTCTCTGTACAGTACAGTGTGGTTACTCCCTTAGTGAATCCCCTCATCTATAGCCTGAAAAACAATGAGGTGAAAGCAGCTGTCAAAAGGACCTTAAAAAAATATCTACAATATTAG